Proteins encoded by one window of Streptomyces sp. ALI-76-A:
- a CDS encoding TetR family transcriptional regulator, with the protein MRTVDGRVAGRRGQATRQKLLDCLSEMLSSSPYRDVKVIDVARKAGTSPATFYQYFPDVEGAVLEIAEQMAAEGAGLTELLAGRSWVGKAGWQTAQELVDGFLEFWRRNDAILRVVDLGAAEGDKRFYKLRMKILNSVNNSLSDAVAELQDKGRVDKDVNPAAVAGSIVAMLAAVASHQKGFQTWGVKPAELRPNLALLVHLGVTGKKPTR; encoded by the coding sequence GTGCGTACCGTCGACGGCCGCGTGGCCGGCCGGCGTGGGCAGGCGACCCGGCAGAAGCTGCTCGACTGCCTCAGCGAGATGCTCAGCTCCTCCCCCTACCGGGACGTCAAAGTCATCGATGTCGCCCGGAAGGCGGGGACTTCGCCCGCCACCTTCTACCAGTACTTCCCGGACGTCGAAGGCGCCGTCCTGGAGATCGCCGAGCAAATGGCCGCGGAGGGCGCCGGGTTGACCGAGCTGCTCGCCGGCCGTTCCTGGGTCGGCAAGGCGGGCTGGCAGACCGCGCAGGAGCTCGTCGACGGGTTCCTGGAGTTCTGGCGCCGCAACGACGCGATCCTCAGGGTCGTCGATCTCGGGGCCGCCGAGGGCGACAAGCGATTCTACAAGCTCCGTATGAAGATCCTGAACTCGGTGAACAACTCCCTGTCCGACGCGGTCGCCGAACTCCAGGACAAGGGCCGGGTCGACAAGGACGTCAACCCGGCGGCCGTGGCCGGCTCGATCGTCGCGATGCTCGCCGCGGTCGCCTCCCACCAGAAGGGCTTCCAGACCTGGGGAGTGAAACCGGCCGAACTCAGGCCGAACCTCGCACTGTTGGTGCACCTCGGCGTGACCGGGAAGAAGCCGACCAGATAG
- a CDS encoding GNAT family N-acetyltransferase, which yields MRPDPWHRTDDLDRFLRHAGDFLRSRPAAHTVALTVTENLRTRGPRAYGDEPPVYGALERDGTVRAAYFRTPPHRLNLTALTGEEAVSLAAHLADAGEPLPGVGADRDTAAAFAAAWQARTGATPVLRQRQRLYRLGTLAVPGPAPEGRARIVTEADRPRLLTWYEEFAEAVGEPAAGARSWADAKIARGGVTFWETPDGTPVAMAGVTVRAAGQVRVAPVYTPAPLRGRGYAGAVTAEVSRAARDAGADEVLLFTDLANPTSNRLYRRIGYRPVADFAVYDFEARDIPVRDAGR from the coding sequence ATGCGCCCCGACCCCTGGCACCGCACCGACGACCTCGACCGCTTTCTGCGCCACGCCGGTGACTTCCTGCGCTCCCGGCCCGCCGCGCACACCGTCGCACTGACGGTGACCGAGAACCTGCGCACCCGCGGACCGCGGGCGTACGGCGACGAGCCGCCCGTCTACGGCGCGCTGGAGCGGGACGGCACCGTGCGGGCGGCCTACTTCCGCACCCCGCCGCACCGGCTGAACCTCACCGCCCTGACCGGGGAGGAGGCCGTCTCCCTCGCCGCGCACCTCGCCGACGCCGGCGAGCCGCTGCCCGGCGTGGGCGCGGACCGGGACACCGCGGCCGCCTTCGCCGCCGCCTGGCAGGCCCGCACCGGCGCCACGCCCGTCCTGCGCCAGCGCCAACGGCTCTACCGGCTCGGCACGTTGGCCGTTCCCGGACCGGCCCCCGAGGGGCGGGCCCGGATCGTCACCGAGGCCGACCGGCCCCGACTCCTCACCTGGTACGAGGAGTTCGCCGAGGCCGTCGGAGAACCCGCCGCCGGCGCGCGCTCCTGGGCCGACGCGAAGATCGCCCGGGGCGGTGTCACCTTCTGGGAGACCCCGGACGGCACGCCCGTGGCCATGGCCGGGGTGACCGTGCGGGCCGCCGGGCAGGTCCGGGTCGCCCCCGTCTACACCCCGGCCCCGCTGCGCGGCCGGGGCTACGCCGGTGCCGTCACCGCCGAGGTCAGCCGGGCGGCCCGGGACGCGGGCGCGGACGAGGTGCTGCTCTTCACCGACCTGGCGAACCCGACCAGCAACAGGCTGTACCGGCGGATCGGGTACCGGCCGGTCGCCGACTTCGCGGTGTACGACTTCGAGGCGCGCGACATCCCGGTGCGCGACGCCGGGCGGTAG
- a CDS encoding pyridoxal 5'-phosphate synthase translates to MGTDLHQLLRSLRVWDPEVTALPSFDPDTAPGTPLPLFTAWFAEAVAAGQTEPHTMSLATADEEGLPDVRIVMLHGADADGWSFATHATSRKGGQLAARPYAALAFYWPVLGRQVRIRGPVTAAPSLEGQADLHARSTGALAAALTGRQSDLLGSLDELAHASRTAWERARREPGAPVSSWTLYRLRPEEVEFFQGDERRRHVRLAYRHGEGGWTRRLLWP, encoded by the coding sequence ATGGGAACCGATCTTCATCAGCTGCTGAGGTCACTGCGGGTGTGGGACCCGGAGGTCACCGCGCTGCCCTCCTTCGACCCGGACACCGCCCCCGGCACTCCCCTGCCCCTCTTCACCGCCTGGTTCGCCGAGGCCGTCGCGGCGGGGCAGACCGAGCCGCACACCATGTCCCTCGCGACGGCGGACGAGGAGGGCCTGCCGGACGTACGGATCGTGATGCTGCACGGTGCCGACGCGGACGGCTGGTCCTTCGCGACCCACGCCACCAGCCGGAAGGGCGGCCAGCTCGCGGCCCGCCCGTATGCCGCCCTCGCCTTCTACTGGCCGGTCCTGGGCCGCCAGGTGCGGATCCGGGGCCCGGTCACCGCGGCGCCCTCCCTGGAGGGGCAGGCGGATCTGCACGCCCGCTCCACGGGCGCGCTGGCGGCCGCCCTCACCGGCCGGCAGAGCGATCTCCTGGGGTCCCTCGACGAGCTGGCGCACGCCTCGCGGACCGCCTGGGAGCGGGCGCGGCGCGAACCGGGCGCCCCGGTGTCCTCCTGGACGCTGTACCGGCTCCGGCCGGAGGAGGTCGAGTTCTTCCAGGGGGACGAGCGGCGGCGGCACGTCCGGCTGGCGTACCGGCACGGGGAGGGCGGCTGGACCCGGCGGCTGCTGTGGCCGTGA
- a CDS encoding VOC family protein, with translation MAENRASGLEEDVYPEGVPCWVDAQLPDVEAGKRFYGELFGWTFRDAYGGGVWAHRADQPVAALARKTDGRLPTVWTVYFATPDAEGLADRVWAAGGQVVTAPLPVGELGVAALVTDSEGAVFGLWQPGTHTGFGSRHEPGTFAWAELYARDTETANTFYGGLFHDALFGSEARPDFGRALVSDVFPVEMPPHFLVHFAVADCEEALGTVRRLGGRVQAAPFTTSYGKVAVVTDDQGASFALLERQAIAY, from the coding sequence ATGGCCGAAAACAGGGCATCGGGGTTGGAAGAGGACGTCTACCCGGAGGGCGTCCCCTGCTGGGTGGACGCGCAGCTTCCGGACGTCGAGGCGGGCAAGCGGTTCTACGGCGAGCTCTTCGGGTGGACCTTCCGGGACGCGTACGGCGGCGGCGTATGGGCGCACCGCGCGGACCAGCCCGTCGCCGCGCTCGCCCGCAAGACGGACGGCCGCCTGCCGACCGTCTGGACGGTGTACTTCGCCACCCCGGACGCCGAGGGACTGGCCGACCGGGTCTGGGCGGCCGGCGGCCAGGTCGTCACCGCGCCCCTGCCGGTCGGCGAGCTGGGGGTGGCCGCGCTGGTCACCGACTCCGAGGGCGCCGTCTTCGGGCTCTGGCAGCCGGGCACCCACACCGGCTTCGGCAGCCGGCACGAGCCGGGCACGTTCGCGTGGGCGGAGCTGTACGCGCGGGACACCGAGACCGCCAACACCTTCTACGGCGGGCTCTTCCACGACGCTCTCTTCGGGTCGGAGGCGCGCCCCGACTTCGGCCGCGCGCTGGTCTCCGACGTCTTCCCGGTCGAGATGCCGCCGCACTTCCTCGTCCACTTCGCGGTGGCGGACTGCGAGGAGGCGCTCGGCACGGTGCGCCGGCTCGGCGGACGGGTCCAGGCGGCGCCCTTCACGACGTCGTACGGAAAGGTGGCCGTCGTCACGGACGATCAAGGGGCGTCGTTCGCGCTCCTGGAGCGCCAGGCCATCGCGTATTGA
- a CDS encoding nitroreductase/quinone reductase family protein codes for MIGVRVIQKVSSAPGFAKVAPYVIPALDRAVHRLTRGKVLLSAQLLPGVILTSTGARTGLVRRTPLACMPEEGGRSWILVGSNFGRPGHPAWTANLLARPDATVSWKGRDIPVTARLLAGEERAAAWQAVLKFWPPYATYQARVEREIRLFRIVRR; via the coding sequence GTGATCGGCGTACGAGTGATCCAGAAGGTGTCATCGGCCCCGGGCTTCGCCAAGGTCGCCCCGTATGTGATCCCCGCCCTGGACCGGGCCGTGCACCGGCTCACCCGGGGCAAGGTGCTGCTCAGCGCGCAACTGCTGCCGGGCGTGATCCTCACCTCGACGGGCGCGCGCACCGGGCTGGTCCGGCGTACCCCGCTGGCCTGCATGCCGGAGGAGGGCGGAAGGAGCTGGATCCTGGTCGGCTCCAACTTCGGGCGGCCCGGGCATCCCGCCTGGACCGCGAACCTGCTCGCCCGTCCGGACGCCACGGTCAGCTGGAAGGGGCGGGACATCCCCGTCACGGCCCGGCTGCTGGCGGGGGAGGAGCGGGCGGCCGCGTGGCAGGCGGTGCTGAAGTTCTGGCCGCCGTACGCCACGTACCAGGCGCGGGTGGAGCGGGAGATACGGCTGTTCCGGATCGTGCGGCGGTGA
- a CDS encoding GNAT family N-acetyltransferase, translating into MAHVDDHHRRSPSASPSPFPELSGHGLRLRPWNADSDTDVTTWLRGFGDPEFRRWNTPIRPVTDAAAARESLLSRAAQAADGTSASYCVTDAGTGTALGHIGVNAIHPDLRVARVGYWVLPEARGRRVATRALALAAHWAHTGLGLHRLELDHAVGHATSCHIAERCGFRYEGTLRGAMFEAGRHDAFRDMHLHARLATDPEPAP; encoded by the coding sequence ATGGCCCACGTCGACGATCACCACCGCCGATCCCCCTCCGCCTCTCCGTCCCCCTTCCCCGAACTGAGCGGGCACGGACTGCGCCTGCGTCCCTGGAACGCGGACTCCGACACCGACGTCACCACCTGGCTGCGCGGCTTCGGCGACCCGGAGTTCCGGCGCTGGAACACCCCGATCCGGCCGGTCACCGACGCCGCCGCCGCACGCGAGTCGCTGCTGTCCAGGGCCGCCCAGGCGGCGGACGGCACCTCGGCCTCGTACTGCGTGACGGACGCCGGCACCGGGACGGCGCTCGGGCACATCGGCGTCAACGCCATCCACCCCGACCTGCGCGTCGCCCGCGTCGGCTACTGGGTGCTCCCCGAGGCGCGCGGCCGCCGGGTCGCCACCCGCGCCCTGGCCCTCGCCGCCCACTGGGCCCACACCGGACTGGGCCTGCACCGCCTGGAACTCGACCACGCCGTCGGCCACGCCACCTCCTGCCACATCGCCGAGCGGTGCGGATTCCGGTACGAGGGGACCCTGCGCGGCGCCATGTTCGAAGCGGGCCGGCACGACGCGTTCCGGGACATGCACCTGCACGCACGCCTGGCCACGGACCCGGAACCGGCCCCGTGA
- a CDS encoding DoxX family membrane protein: protein MDAIWLTGAQWLAVLRIGLGLWWLESWRHKDKSTWFQGGGITWAADIAAKHRWTAVRSGFGVVVTPRPRTMAYVVAYAELALGLGLILGFLTPVALVGGLLLNVLYFTLMIHDWAEQGQNSMMALISVVALFGMSWQEWSVDSALGLFR, encoded by the coding sequence ATGGACGCGATCTGGCTCACCGGCGCCCAGTGGCTGGCGGTGCTGCGCATAGGACTCGGGCTGTGGTGGCTGGAGAGCTGGCGGCACAAGGACAAGAGCACCTGGTTCCAGGGCGGCGGGATCACCTGGGCCGCGGACATCGCCGCCAAGCACCGGTGGACGGCGGTCCGCAGCGGCTTCGGCGTGGTCGTCACCCCGCGCCCGAGGACCATGGCGTACGTCGTCGCCTACGCCGAACTCGCCCTCGGACTCGGGCTGATCCTCGGCTTCCTGACCCCGGTCGCCCTCGTCGGCGGCCTGCTGCTCAACGTCCTCTACTTCACGCTCATGATCCACGACTGGGCCGAGCAGGGGCAGAACTCGATGATGGCCCTCATCTCCGTGGTGGCCCTGTTCGGGATGTCGTGGCAGGAGTGGTCGGTGGACAGCGCCCTCGGGCTGTTCCGGTGA
- a CDS encoding acetyl-CoA acetyltransferase, with translation MTRSRKVAIVGVSLSDCGRLDDATPYALHAQAARRALADAGLDRAVVDGFASAGTGTLAPVEVAEYLGLRPTWVDSTSVGGSTWEVMAAHAADAIGAGHANAVLLAYGSTARADIRAGRRTGDLSFGARGPLQFEVPYGHTLIAKYAMAARRHMTEHGTTVEQLAQVAVQARANAALNPEAMFRDPVTVDDVLSGPMIADPFTKLHCCLRSDGGAAVLLAAEEYVRDCRTAPVWILGTGEHVSHASLSEWTDFTVSPAAVSGRLAFRRAGVRPAEIDFAEIYDAFTYMTLVTLEDLGFCAKGEGGAFVEKGRLEVAGGQLPVNTDGGGLSAQHPGMRGLFLLVEAVRQLRGEAGARQVRCRDGELPRLGVASGTGGWFCSAGTVVLGRD, from the coding sequence ATGACGCGCTCCCGGAAAGTGGCGATCGTCGGCGTCTCCCTCTCCGACTGCGGCCGCCTGGACGACGCCACCCCCTATGCCCTGCACGCCCAGGCCGCCCGCCGCGCCCTCGCCGACGCGGGGCTGGACCGGGCGGTGGTCGACGGCTTCGCCTCGGCGGGCACCGGCACCCTCGCGCCCGTGGAGGTCGCCGAGTACCTGGGCCTGCGCCCCACCTGGGTCGACTCCACCTCCGTCGGCGGCTCGACGTGGGAGGTGATGGCGGCGCACGCGGCGGACGCGATCGGCGCGGGCCACGCGAACGCGGTGCTGCTGGCGTACGGCTCGACCGCCCGCGCCGACATCAGGGCGGGGCGGCGGACCGGGGACCTCTCCTTCGGGGCACGCGGCCCGCTCCAGTTCGAGGTGCCGTACGGGCACACGCTGATCGCCAAGTACGCCATGGCGGCCCGTCGCCACATGACCGAACACGGCACCACCGTGGAGCAGTTGGCGCAGGTGGCGGTGCAGGCCCGGGCGAACGCCGCGCTGAACCCCGAGGCCATGTTCCGCGATCCGGTCACGGTGGACGACGTCCTGTCCGGCCCGATGATCGCGGACCCCTTCACCAAGCTGCACTGCTGTCTGCGCTCCGACGGCGGCGCGGCCGTCCTGCTGGCCGCCGAGGAGTACGTACGCGACTGCCGTACCGCGCCGGTGTGGATCCTCGGCACCGGGGAGCACGTCTCGCACGCCTCCCTGTCCGAGTGGACCGACTTCACGGTGTCCCCGGCGGCGGTGAGCGGGCGGCTCGCCTTCCGGCGGGCCGGGGTGCGCCCGGCGGAGATCGACTTCGCGGAGATCTACGACGCGTTCACGTACATGACGCTGGTGACCCTGGAGGACCTCGGCTTCTGCGCGAAGGGCGAGGGCGGGGCCTTCGTGGAGAAGGGACGGCTCGAGGTGGCCGGCGGGCAGCTGCCGGTGAACACCGACGGGGGCGGACTGTCGGCCCAGCACCCGGGCATGCGCGGCCTGTTCCTGCTGGTGGAGGCGGTACGACAGTTGCGGGGTGAGGCCGGAGCCCGCCAAGTGCGGTGTCGTGACGGGGAGTTGCCCCGGCTGGGAGTGGCGTCCGGGACCGGCGGATGGTTCTGCTCGGCGGGGACCGTGGTGCTGGGGCGGGACTGA
- a CDS encoding acyl-CoA dehydrogenase family protein has translation MDTDLTAEQDGIRRTLRDLLRERCGPAEVRAAAGTPAGHDPALWTALAGQLGLPGLALPEEYGGVGCSVTELALACEETGRFLAPSPLLATAGLVAPLLLALGTRAQRAELLPRIASGALTAALAVSGPCLTTALALTGDNAGEWAGGGRAGGVQARRAGEGWRLYGQVDQVLDGHSAKLLVVAAHAGGFARSRTLLFLVSGDAEGLVRVRQTALDQTRPQARLQLRDVAAALLGEDGADVLGALAGAGDTVASLLACEAVGAADEVLGRTVGHVRRREQFGRPIGSFQAVQHRLADVYVQVQAARSAAYYAAWAAPRVPGGAVRGASREGRWPETGGRVGALALAQALEAARCAAAEGIQLHGGTGFTWEHEAHLYFKRASGDELLFGPAHRLRAHAARAAQLFTDREARV, from the coding sequence ATGGACACCGACCTCACCGCCGAGCAGGACGGGATCCGCCGCACCCTGCGCGACCTGCTGCGCGAGCGCTGCGGTCCCGCCGAGGTGCGGGCCGCCGCCGGCACCCCCGCCGGACACGACCCCGCCCTGTGGACCGCCCTCGCCGGACAGCTCGGTCTGCCCGGGCTCGCGCTCCCCGAGGAGTACGGCGGCGTCGGCTGCTCGGTGACCGAGCTGGCCCTCGCCTGCGAGGAGACGGGCCGCTTCCTGGCCCCCTCCCCGCTGCTTGCCACCGCCGGTCTCGTCGCCCCCCTCCTGCTCGCCCTGGGGACGCGGGCCCAGCGGGCGGAGCTGCTCCCGCGGATCGCCTCCGGCGCGCTCACCGCCGCGCTCGCCGTGTCCGGTCCCTGCCTCACCACCGCCCTCGCGCTGACCGGTGACAACGCCGGCGAGTGGGCCGGTGGCGGCCGTGCGGGCGGGGTGCAGGCCCGGCGGGCGGGGGAGGGCTGGCGGCTGTACGGACAGGTCGACCAGGTGCTCGACGGGCACAGCGCGAAACTGCTGGTGGTCGCCGCGCACGCCGGGGGGTTCGCCCGGTCGCGGACCCTGCTCTTCCTCGTGTCCGGGGACGCCGAGGGACTCGTCCGCGTACGGCAGACCGCGCTGGACCAGACCCGGCCGCAGGCGCGGCTCCAGCTGCGGGACGTGGCGGCGGCGTTGCTGGGCGAGGACGGCGCGGACGTGCTGGGCGCCCTGGCCGGGGCCGGGGACACCGTCGCCTCACTCCTCGCCTGCGAGGCCGTCGGGGCCGCCGACGAGGTGCTCGGCCGGACCGTCGGGCACGTGCGGCGGCGCGAGCAGTTCGGGCGGCCGATCGGGTCCTTCCAGGCGGTGCAGCACCGGCTCGCCGACGTGTACGTCCAGGTGCAGGCGGCCCGCTCGGCGGCGTACTACGCGGCGTGGGCCGCGCCGCGGGTGCCGGGAGGCGCGGTGCGCGGCGCCTCGCGGGAGGGGCGGTGGCCGGAGACGGGAGGGCGGGTCGGCGCCCTCGCCCTCGCCCAGGCACTGGAGGCGGCCCGCTGTGCCGCCGCCGAGGGGATCCAGCTGCACGGCGGCACGGGTTTCACCTGGGAGCACGAGGCTCACCTGTACTTCAAGCGGGCTTCGGGCGACGAGCTGCTGTTCGGGCCGGCGCACCGGCTGCGGGCGCACGCGGCCCGGGCGGCCCAGCTCTTCACGGACCGGGAGGCGAGGGTGTGA
- a CDS encoding PQQ-binding-like beta-propeller repeat protein — protein MVDQLTQHDPRRIGPFEVLGRLGAGGMGLVYLARSASGRRVAIKTVRTELAEDQLFRVRFTREVEAARAVSGFYTAAVVDADPRAAVPWLATAYVPAPSLEEIVNECGPLPAQAVRWLAAGVAEALQSIHGAGLVHRDLKPSNVLVVEDGPRVIDFGIASGVSNTRLTMTNVAVGTPAYMSPEQAKDSRSVTGASDVFSLGSMLVFAATGHPPFHGANPVETVFMLLREGPDLEGLPDELRPLIESCMQMEATARPNPADLQAQLAPHLFGSGSDDSGTASAWLPERAVAMIETRRGGRPAPKPAHSGRALPPPPSHDPVVPAPGPGPVPSPLSAPPVSVGAPDTGPVRLAGAQVPIGPGPRVADARAAAVKAPPPEAGLVASWSRPRPGVNGTEPAVGPAVPAVPAPPPETASGWRPWRFRMSNDVWGTPSVAGDLVYVTSFEVHALDVATGRRRFKTRDVAWSMAVADGRVHASDGPTLFALDAREGGDLWRLSTEAWVYSLKAERGTVITGTRGGGVQAWEASNGQKLWEITGCQTDFESLEAGPALHEGTVYVWQDARLRALDARTGDERWSYPIGDAASCGQVPVRMTPGQDGYVYVSAGTRVLALDAAGGHVRWHFEAPAVFLCPPTFVPGPAVTGGGIYLADYLGTVYALDATDGRDRWRIATEARSSVDSVLVAAGHVHVGSGKGLYTLDAVTGTPKWRFQAGGDIVGAPAVAEGRIHFGSTDHLLYTLKADDGRLRWKLATGGEITGSPVVKDGVVYACSKDRCVYALDAEKGTGTARTT, from the coding sequence GTGGTGGATCAGCTGACGCAGCACGATCCGCGGCGGATCGGGCCGTTCGAGGTGCTGGGACGGCTGGGCGCCGGCGGCATGGGGCTGGTCTATCTCGCGCGCTCGGCGTCCGGCCGGCGCGTGGCGATCAAGACGGTCCGCACGGAGCTCGCCGAGGACCAGCTCTTCCGCGTCCGCTTCACCCGGGAGGTGGAGGCCGCCCGCGCGGTCTCCGGCTTCTACACGGCGGCCGTGGTCGACGCCGATCCCCGCGCGGCGGTGCCGTGGCTGGCCACCGCGTACGTCCCCGCGCCCTCGCTCGAGGAAATAGTGAACGAGTGCGGGCCGCTGCCGGCCCAGGCGGTGCGCTGGCTGGCGGCCGGGGTCGCGGAGGCGTTGCAGTCGATCCATGGTGCCGGGCTGGTGCACCGGGACCTGAAGCCGTCCAACGTCCTCGTGGTCGAGGACGGCCCCCGGGTGATCGACTTCGGTATCGCGTCCGGCGTCTCGAACACCCGTTTGACGATGACGAACGTCGCCGTCGGCACCCCCGCCTACATGTCCCCCGAGCAGGCGAAGGACTCCCGCAGCGTCACCGGCGCGAGCGACGTGTTCTCGCTCGGTTCCATGCTGGTCTTCGCCGCCACCGGACACCCGCCCTTCCACGGCGCCAACCCGGTCGAGACGGTCTTCATGCTGCTGCGCGAGGGCCCGGACCTCGAAGGCCTCCCGGACGAGCTGCGCCCGCTCATCGAGTCCTGCATGCAGATGGAGGCGACCGCCCGCCCCAACCCGGCCGACCTCCAGGCCCAGCTGGCCCCCCACCTCTTCGGCTCCGGCTCCGACGACAGCGGTACGGCGTCGGCGTGGCTGCCCGAACGGGCGGTGGCGATGATCGAGACGCGCCGCGGCGGCCGTCCGGCGCCGAAACCGGCGCACAGCGGCCGGGCCCTGCCGCCCCCGCCGTCCCACGACCCCGTCGTCCCGGCGCCCGGTCCCGGCCCGGTGCCGTCCCCGCTGTCCGCACCGCCCGTCTCCGTCGGCGCCCCCGACACCGGCCCGGTACGCCTCGCGGGCGCCCAGGTGCCGATCGGGCCCGGACCGCGCGTCGCCGACGCCCGCGCCGCCGCCGTGAAGGCGCCCCCGCCGGAGGCCGGCCTGGTCGCCTCCTGGTCCAGGCCCCGCCCCGGCGTCAACGGCACGGAACCCGCCGTGGGCCCCGCCGTACCCGCGGTCCCCGCGCCGCCCCCGGAGACGGCGAGCGGCTGGCGGCCCTGGCGTTTCCGCATGTCGAACGATGTCTGGGGCACCCCGTCGGTGGCCGGTGACCTGGTCTACGTCACCTCCTTCGAGGTGCACGCCCTGGACGTGGCCACCGGGCGCCGCCGCTTCAAGACGCGGGACGTGGCCTGGTCGATGGCGGTCGCGGACGGCCGTGTCCACGCCTCCGACGGACCCACCCTGTTCGCCCTCGACGCCCGTGAGGGCGGCGACCTGTGGCGGCTGTCCACCGAAGCGTGGGTGTACTCCCTGAAGGCCGAACGGGGCACCGTGATCACCGGCACCCGCGGCGGCGGGGTCCAGGCCTGGGAGGCCTCCAACGGCCAGAAGCTGTGGGAGATCACCGGCTGCCAGACGGACTTCGAGTCCCTGGAGGCGGGCCCGGCCCTGCACGAGGGCACGGTGTACGTCTGGCAGGACGCCCGGCTGCGCGCCCTGGACGCCCGCACGGGCGACGAGCGCTGGTCGTACCCGATCGGCGACGCGGCCTCCTGCGGCCAGGTGCCGGTACGGATGACGCCGGGCCAGGACGGCTACGTGTACGTGTCCGCGGGGACCCGCGTGCTGGCGCTGGACGCGGCCGGCGGTCACGTCCGCTGGCACTTCGAGGCACCGGCGGTCTTCCTGTGCCCGCCGACCTTCGTGCCGGGCCCGGCGGTGACCGGCGGCGGCATCTACCTCGCCGACTACCTCGGCACGGTCTACGCCCTCGACGCCACCGACGGCCGCGACCGCTGGCGCATCGCCACCGAGGCCCGGTCGTCCGTCGACTCGGTGCTGGTGGCCGCCGGGCACGTGCACGTGGGCAGCGGCAAGGGGCTCTACACCCTGGACGCCGTCACCGGCACCCCGAAGTGGCGCTTCCAGGCGGGCGGCGACATCGTGGGCGCCCCCGCGGTCGCCGAGGGCCGCATCCACTTCGGCTCCACCGACCACCTGCTGTACACCCTCAAGGCCGACGACGGCCGCCTGCGCTGGAAACTCGCGACCGGCGGCGAGATCACCGGCTCCCCGGTCGTGAAGGACGGGGTGGTGTACGCGTGCAGCAAGGACCGGTGCGTGTACGCGCTGGACGCGGAGAAGGGGACGGGGACGGCGAGGACCACCTGA
- a CDS encoding pyridoxamine 5'-phosphate oxidase family protein: MALTREEREQFLAEPHIAALAVDAGAGRAPLTVPIWYQYEPDGTVWIMTARDSRKNQLISEAGRFTLMVDRVEPTLRYVSVEGPVLDTTPATVEQLREISARYLPADKVDGYVDVAWKEYGEQVVVRMRPERWVSSDLGTV, translated from the coding sequence ATGGCCCTGACCCGTGAAGAGCGCGAGCAGTTCCTGGCCGAGCCGCACATCGCCGCCCTGGCGGTGGACGCGGGAGCGGGGCGCGCCCCGCTCACCGTGCCGATCTGGTACCAGTACGAGCCCGACGGCACCGTGTGGATCATGACGGCGCGCGACTCCCGCAAGAACCAGCTGATCAGTGAGGCCGGCCGGTTCACGCTGATGGTCGACCGCGTCGAGCCGACCCTCCGGTACGTGTCCGTCGAGGGCCCGGTCCTCGACACCACGCCCGCCACCGTCGAGCAGCTGCGGGAGATCTCCGCCCGCTACCTCCCCGCCGACAAGGTGGACGGCTACGTCGACGTCGCCTGGAAGGAGTACGGCGAGCAGGTGGTCGTCCGGATGCGGCCCGAGCGCTGGGTGTCGTCCGACCTCGGCACGGTCTGA
- a CDS encoding Zn-ribbon domain-containing OB-fold protein has product MSAAGRRYDLPEPDALTRPYWDAAAEGRLLVRRCGACGRAHHYPREFCPHCWSEDVVWAPASGRATLYTWSVVHRNDLPPFDARTPYVAAAVDLAEGPRMMTELVECAHDDLRAGLELEVVFRDGTPVVPVFRPRR; this is encoded by the coding sequence GTGAGCGCCGCCGGCCGCCGGTACGACCTCCCCGAGCCGGACGCCCTCACCCGCCCCTACTGGGACGCCGCCGCCGAGGGCCGGCTGCTGGTGCGGCGCTGCGGGGCGTGCGGACGGGCCCACCACTACCCGCGCGAGTTCTGCCCGCACTGCTGGAGCGAGGACGTCGTCTGGGCACCCGCGAGCGGCCGGGCCACGCTCTACACCTGGTCCGTCGTGCACCGCAACGATCTGCCGCCCTTCGACGCACGCACCCCGTACGTGGCCGCCGCCGTCGACCTGGCCGAGGGTCCCCGGATGATGACGGAGCTCGTGGAGTGCGCCCACGACGACCTGCGGGCCGGCCTGGAGCTGGAGGTCGTCTTCCGGGACGGGACACCGGTGGTGCCGGTGTTCCGTCCGCGCCGGTGA